TAGGCTGTCCCCGATTATCACACCGTGCTCATTTTTATATGGCGCCTTCATTTCTATGCCTGTATCCTTGAAGCTTGGGGCGCTTATTTGATGGGGCAGTGTCTCCTCAATATCCAATGGTTTCAGACTCCGATCATTAACATCCATTTGAGCTCCTCCTTTTTGAGTTTATTTTTTGTTGAATGCAGCTTTTTATAAGACAGTTCTCTTTGTAAAATAAGGTAATCAATTTAATACATAGCAAATCATTGATTGAAAAAAATAATGAATGGAGGTGGTTAGAATGGCTAAACGGAAGGCAGAAAGAAATGCTTTGGCTAAATATACAAACACTCCTAAGAAAAACCTTCAGGAAAGTGAATTTTCTGCAGAATTTGCCCATGGTGAGGATCCCGGAAAATTTGCTAACAGGAATTCAAAGCAGGGCAGGAAAGGTAGATCATGATGAATAAGCATCAAGGCCGGCACCGGAAGCCGTTAAACGTGGAGTTCGGCATGGAATTTGGCGATATAAACGCAAGTAAACTTTATGAACTGCCCTTTTCCGGAAAAAAGGTTAAAGACAGAACTGATAAAGATTGCAAATAGTAAAAAGCCGGCTGAATCAAGCCGGCTTCATGTTTTCCATGTTAAATGTGAAAAATTGTGGTGTTTCCGATTTAGAGTCAAAATAGACAAGCATATGAGCAGAGGAACTCTCAATTATTCCATCTTCTCTCAGTTTCTTCAGATCAATTGTGATGTCCTCAATCAAAGTATGCTTGTACAAATCCTTTTCACCGATGTTCAACTCTAAAAAATGCCGCCCAAGTACAGCAGGATCCTTAAGAATTCCTCGATACAATTCAGAACGCTGCTGTTTGTCCGATTTCAGCTCCCACCAAGGCTTACGTGGTTTGTATTTCATGCTGGCGAGGTAGTCATATTTCATTAAGCTTTCAATGGCTTCGAGATTCTCCATTTCTTTTTCCTTCAGGAACTCGTAAAGTCTTTTGAATAAGTCCTCTAGCTGGTGCCCGATCCTCGACCAACCTTTCGTTTCCCAATAGGTGCCGAATTCCTGGAAGAAATCGAATGGTGACGGAAATACCTTGGAGACGAGGAATTCGATTGTATGGTCCATCCTGTGGTCATTCCAATACTTCTCAAGTACATCCTCTACCTGTTTTATTTTTATGATGTCATTGAAGTTCAAGACATTATTCCCGAGGATTTCATAGGGAGAATGGTCCATATATACATAGTCATGCTGAGCAGCCCTCAGTCTCAACCCAGTCCCTCTAAGCATCTTCAAAAAACCAAGCTGCAACTCTTCTGGCCGCATCTTAAACACATCATTGAAGGTCTTTTTAAAGGAATGATAATCTTCTTCAGGCAAACCAGCAATCAAATCCAGATGCTGGTCAATCTTGCCGCCTTCCTTGACCATTGTAACTGTCCTTTGGAGCTTTTCGAAATTTTGTTTTCTCATGACCAGCTCATTTGTATAATCATTCGTTGATTGGACTCCGATTTCAAAGCGGAATAATCCGGCAGGAGCCTCCTCATTCAAGAATGCTATGACCTCTGGCCTCATGATATCAGCAGTGATTTCGAATTGGAACACAGTCCCCGGCAAGTGTTCATCAATCAGGAATCGGAACATTTCCATTGCGTAGCTTCGGCTGATATTGAAGGTTCTGTCGACGAATTTAATGGTCTTTGCGCCGTTTGCCATTAAATAACGAATATCTTCCTTGACCTTTTCCCTATCAAAGTAACGGACACCGACTTCGATGGAGGACAAGCAGAATTGGCAGCTGAACGGACAGCCGCGGCTAGTTTCGATATATGAGACCCTCTTGGGAAGATGGGCAATATCCTCTTCGAATCGATATGGAGAGGGGAGCTCTTTTAAGTCGAGCTTATTGCGCTGATGATTGACATGTATGCTGCCTCCTTTTCGATAGGCGATACCAGGCACGTCTGAATAATCTTGTCCCGCTGCAAATCCAGCAAGAAGCTGCTTGAAAGTCTGTTCACCTTCACCGATGACGATCACATCAAATTCCGGGACTTGCTCCATCCAGTCCTGTACATCATAGGTAACCTCCGGGCCTCCCACAACAATCAGGATTTCGGGGTTGATTTTTTTAATCATTTTGATGACTTTGATAGTCTCTTCAATATTCCAAATATAGCAGCTGAAACCAATGATTTCGGGTTTCTTTTGTATTAAATCTGAAACAATGTTGATTACAGGGTCTTTAATGGTAAATTCAACGATCCTCGCGTCAAATTCCGGCTGGGCATATGCCTTCAGGTATCTGATGGCAAGGTTCGTGTGTATATATTTCGCATTAAGCGTAGTTAAGACAATATTCATTAAAAAATCTCCTTTGTATAAATCCACAGTAAATCAACTTATAATTATACCTCAGTTTATACAAAAAAGACAGGCCGAAACCAGCCGAGAAAAAAGAAAGAGCCATTCCTGTTGAATGGCTCTAAGTCAGTCAAGATATATTTGCCTACTCGCTCAATAGCTTCCTGCGATAGAATCGCACGATTGCAGCAACCCTGATTTTCAGACGATTGATTCTGGAAGTCTTGAATTCAATTAGCGGCTGAGCAAACGCGGCTGCATACTTGCTTGAGAGCAGGAAGGTCAGCAGCAGGGCAATGCACGCCAGCAGGATAAAACGCTCTGGACTGTGGAAGAAGTTCTGTACCTCGCTTTCGCGGAAGGTACGGACAAAGAATCCATGAAGCAGATACACATAAAGGGTATTTTTGCCCAGATCCGTAAAGAAATATTGCTTTTTTGGAACAATTGTCAGGAAGCTGAATACCATCATAACGCTTAAAAGATAAAAGCCTAAACGAGTGAACATGCTGGTAATAGACGCAGCTTCGAGCATTGAATATGGCTTGGACCCAAGGAGCCACTTGTAGTCTATCTCAGGATTAAAATAAAATCCTAAAAAGACGACTGTAAAGGCTGCAAGAGCTCCAAATTTAAATGCTGGCCTTGTCAGAATCTTAATATGATCTTTGGTTAAATGGAATCCAAGCAGGAACAGCGGAAAGAAAACAAAGGTCCTTGAAAGACTTAAATAGTTGGATATCCAGTCAACATACCCGACGGCAAGTCCCAAACCGAAAGCAATCAAAAGGCCTGTTGGTGCGCTCAGTCTTGCGAAACCAATCAACATCAGATTCCAGCAGAAAAGGCTGATTAAAAACCACAATGACCAGTGTGGATTCAGCGGATCAATTGTAAAGGTCGATTTGTTGTACAGAAAATAGTAAAAAATTGAATAAATAAGCTGGAAAATAAAATAGGGCAAAATCAACTTTTTGGCTATTTTCATCACATAACCTTTTTTATTGAAACCTCTTGCAAAAAAACCTGAGACTAGGATGAACGCTGGCATATGGAATGTATATATGACTTTATAAATATTGTATATCATTTCATTATCTTCAATGAACGAGCGCAGAAGATGGCCAAATACCACGAAAAAAATCAAGATGAACTTGGCATTGTCAAAGTAGTAATCTCGTTGTTTCATAATTCCTCCCTTAATTAGAGACCCCCAGAACATACTAACATTTTTTTACCCTGATTGAGATGAAAACAAACCAGGCTATTTGCTCAAAATTAAGGAACCTGAACCAAGCTGAGGAAAATGTTCCATGTACAGGAACTCTGTGCTAATCAGGCATGGATTCTGTATTATTACATATTTCTATCTGTTATATAAAAGAAAGCCATTATAAAATACGGCCATATTCGTATATTTTTGGGTGTGTTTCATTAAAAAAGTTTAAATGTTGATATAAGTCACAGCTTAATATTGTGAGACTCTATAAAATTATTAGTGGGGAATGTTCAAATTAAGCAACCTTACAAAAATGGGGAGGGAGAATATGTCTATCTTACCGAAAAAGAACGACATAGGCTTTTATGAGATCAGACTTGAATCGATTGGGGGACTCGGTGCTAACTTAGCCGGAAAGATGCTTGCCGAGGCAGGTGTCCTGAGTCTGGGTTTAAATGGATCCAACTTTTCTTCGTATGGATCAGAGAAAAAAGGATCACCGGTTAAGAGCTTTGTCCGTTTCTGTGAACCTGAAACTGAAATCAGGGTCCACAGTCCAATTGAGGAGCCGCATGTGGTTGGTGTATTCCATGAGGCGCTCTATAAAATGGTTGATGTAGTCAGCGGATTGCGTCCAGATGGAATCCTGCTGGTGAATTCGACTAGAGACTTTGACGACATCAAAAATGACCTTCATCTTGAGCATGGAACACTGGCGATTGTTGATGCCCTTTCAATCGCCGTTGAGGAAAAAACGAAGGTGAATACAGCGATGCTTGGAGCGTTGTACCGCATCATTGATTTCCTTGATCCTGAAGCGATGAAAAATGTGATCCGAAAAACTTTTGAAAAGAAATATCCTCATTTAGTTGAGCCAAATATCAGAACGTTCGAGAGAGGCTACAATCAAGTTCAATTTAAAACATACGAACCAGAGGAAGGGGCTCAAGGCAAGAAATACAAGCGCCCAACTCCGCTTCTTGGATATGAAACACAGGAGATAGGCGGAGTGATCACAGCCCAGGCAAATAGTCTCCTCAAGGATCTGAGCGGTTCCAGACAAGGGTTCCTGCCTCAGTTTAACCAGCAGGAATGCATAAATTGCGCTGCATGTGATACCGCATGTCCTGATTATTGCTTTGTTTGGGAAGAAGGAGAAGACAAACGCGGCAGAAAGCAAATGTTCTTAAAGGGAATCGATTATCAATATTGCAAAGGCTGCCTGAAGTGTGTAGAGGCATGTCCAACTACTGCGTTAAGTGAGCTCAGGGAAATGATTGGCTACGCTGAGGAGAATCAAGTTAAACATAACTATCCTTATGTGACTGGAGGGGTTTCTTAATGTCCGTTCTTGAAGAAAATGTAAAATCGATGAGTACAGCAGAACAGCTGACTACCTTTGAATCCGGAAATGAAATGGCGGCTATGGCTGCAGCTCAGATCAATTATCATATTATGGGCTATTTTCCGATTACCCCTTCTACGGAAGTGGCGCAATATCTGGATATGATGAAATCCAGAGGAGAGCATGATATTAAATTGATCCCTGCAGATGGAGAACACGGTTCGGCAGGGATCTGTTACGGTGCAGCAGCAACTGGAGCGCGCGTCTTTAATGCGACCAGTGCAAACGGGTTGATGTATATGCTGGAGCAGCTTCCGGTGCAGTCTGGAACACGTTATCCAATGGTCCTTAACCTGGTAACCCGTTCAATCAGCGGTCCGCTTGATATCCGCGGCGACCATTCAGACTTGTATTTCGCCTTAAATACAGGATGGGTAATTCTCACTGCCAGGACACCCCAGGCAGTTTACGATATGAACATCATGGCGTTGAAAATTGCCGAACACTCAGATGTACGCCTTCCAGTCATGGTTGCATACGACGGTTTCTTTACATCCCACCAAAAGCGCAAGGTGAACTATTTTAAAGATCGGGCGGTAGTCCAGAGATTTGTGGGCGAGGCACCGACTGAATATAATTTTGCCAGGGATCCGAAGAAGCCGCTGACAATTGGAGCCCACATGAATGGCGACGACTTGATGAACAACCACTTCCAGCAATCAGAAGCGATTTACAGAGCGAAGGATGTATATAAGGAAATTGCTGCAGAATATGCAAAACTATCAGGCCGCAATTATGATATTCTTGACCTTTATCAAATGGAAGATGCGGATGTAGCACTTTTCCTGTTGAACTCAGCTGCAGAGTCTGCCAAAGATGTTGTCGACAGGCTTCGTGAAAAGGGAATCAAAGCTGGCGTCATCAGTCCAAATATCATCCGTCCATTCCCGGCACATGAAATCAGGAATGCACTGAAGAATGTAAAATCGCTTCTTGTAGGTGAGCGTGCTGATTCCTATGGCGGACACGGGCCAAACCTGACACACGAAGTTAAATCTGCTCTCCAGGAAGACAAGAACAATGCAACAATCGTCCAGAGCAGGGTATTTGGACTTGGCGGCAAGGATTTCTATGCGGATGATGCGGAAGCATTTTTCACAATGGCAATTGATGCCATGGAAAAGGGAGTTGCAGAAAAACCGTTCGACTATTACGGACAGGTTGCTGGTGAGCCTGAAAAAGCATTGAAGCAGGTCATTGAGCCACAGCATGGCGATGTCTACAAGTCAGGACTTATCCAGGTAACAAGAGATGAAGGAAAGAATAAACTGAATGTCAAAATTCCGCCATTGAGGGCTCTTACCTCAAAGCCGAAACGCATTGCATCAGGTCATGGCGCATGTCCTGGCTGCGGTATCTTCGGAGGACTTGAACTGTTCTTTAAAGGAATTGAAGGTGACCTCGTCATTCTGTTCCAAACGGGCTGTGCTTACGTTGTGACTACAGCTTATCCACATACTTCGCATAAGCAGACGACGATCCATAATCTTTTCCAGAATGGGGCGGCGACATTATCAGGAACACTCGAAGCATTCCTTGAATTGAAACGCCGGGGTGAAATCGAAATTTCAGCAGAGGCAACTTTCGTGATGGTGACAGGCGATGGCGGAATGGACATTGGAATGGGATCGGCTATCGGTACAGCACTTCGCGGACACAAGCTGATCATGCTTGAATATGATAATGAGGGATATATGAATACAGGTTCCCAGCTCTCATACTCTACTCCATTTGGCCATATGACCAGCACTTCAAATGTAGGCAAAGCGCAAAAGGGAAAAGCTTTCCACCATAAGGATACAGCGCAGATCATGGCTTCTGCCAATATTCCTTATGTATTCACCGGAACGGAAGCATTCCCACAGGACCTTGTTAAAAAAGCAGCGAAGGCACAATGGTATGCACAAAATGTAGGTACTGTGTACGGCAAGCTTTTGATAACATGCCCGCTTAACTGGAAATCAGAAGACCGTTTTGGCCAGACAATTGTCGAGGCAGCGGTCAATTCAAACTTTTTCCCGCTTTATGAAGTGGAACAGGGAATTACGAACATAACTTATGACCCTGAAGCGAAGAACAAGAAGATTCCCTTGTCTGATTGGCTGAAATATATGGGCAAGACCAAACATTTGTTAAAAGAAGAAAACAAAGACATGCTTGTTGAATTTGAAGAAGAAGTAGATAAAAGATGGCAGCGTTTAAAAGCGAAGCACGAAAACGAATATTTATAAGAAAAGTTCTTTTCATTTTTTTAAGCTTTCACAACCCTTCCAGTAATTCTGATTCAGTGGTCTGACCCTGAAAACATCTGCAGGTTGTCGAAGGCGAGAATGAATGAGAAAACTGCTATATGAACTAAGAAGCCGGGGGATATTCCTGGCTTTTTTCTATTATTAGTTTCTTTTTTAAACAGGAAATAATCACGAATTAAAAGGAATTTTAAACATCAATGTAGAAATAACTAGAAAAATGGGAATACGGCAAGGAGGCTTTCTGGTGGGGAGTGCTAACGAACATGATGAGATTCAGGCGCTAAAGAACAAAATAGCCGCTTTAGAACAAGAAAATTCCTCTTTAAAAAAGAAAATTAAAGATCAGCAGGCAGCCACCGACTGTTCTTTTCACACATCACCAGTGGACAAATTTGAAATTATTGAAGAAAGACTTCTCGAAGATGAGGGCTTATTAAATAGCTTATTTCACGACACTCTGGACGGAATCGTTTTTTGGGGGAAGTGCGGGCGAATCATCTCAGCGAATGAAGCAACCTGCAAGATTTTTGGACTCTCCCGGGAGGAGTTATTAAGGCATAATATCTCTGATTTTATTTACCAAAAAGATGATAAATATAGCAAAATGAAAAAAATTCTCCATGAAAAAGGAGCCCTTCGTGAAGAAGCGTTCTTCCTGCTCCCGAGTGGAGAAAAAAGGCTGCTGGAATTTACTGTGAAGTTAAATGCTGGTGAAGGATACCATATGACAATTTTGCGTGATGTAAGTGAAAAATTCCGCATGGAACAGGAAGTCCGCAAAAGTGAAGAGCGGTTCAGGAAAATCTTTGAAGGATCTATCGAGGGAATGATCCTCTGGGACGAAAATTGCAAACATTATGAAATCAACCCTTCCGGCATGGCAAAGTTAGAATTGAAGCAAGAGGATCTTGGAGAGGAAAATTTCCGGAAGCTATTCGTTAATCTTGGAATATCCGAGAGATTGCTTGATGAAAAGATTGAGGAGCTGCTCCGGAAAGGGAGGCTGGATGGAAGGATTACCATTCCTTATGAAGAAGGCAGGATGAAGCATTTTGAATATACGGTCAAACGCCATCTCGCAGACAGCTTAAATTTAATTATCTTCAGGAATATCACAGAAAAAGTTGAAATGGAAGCCCAGCTTCGAAAGTCTGATACATTGAATATACTTGGTGAGCTTGCAGCAGGAATAGCTCATGAGATTCGGAATCCAATGACTGCTCTTAAGGGTTTCATCCAGCTGCTCGAGAATAGCACGGGTGATGCTTACTCCCTGTATTTCCAGGTGATCAAATCAGAGCTTCAGAGAATTGATTCCATTATCAATGAGTTCTTGATACTGGCAAAACCACAGGCAATCAAGTATGTAGAGGAAGATATCCCTAAAATAATGAAGGAGACCGTTGATCTTCTGACCGCACAGGCAGTCCTCCATGATGTCCAATTCAGGACTGTTTATCAGAATGATTTACCACAGCTGCTTTGTGAACCGAATCAATTAAAAAAGGTCTTTATAAATATCATAAAAAATGCAATAGAAGTCATGCCAAAAGGCGGTTTCGTGTACGTTACAGTCAGCATGGCGCCAGGTAACAGAATACATATCTCGATCAAAGACGAAGGGGAAGGGATTCCGCCTGACAAAATCAAGAAGCTTGGGGAACCATTTTACACAACGAAAGAACGAGGAACCGGCCTTGGATTGATGGTTAGTTTCAAGATTGTTGAAGAACACGGGGGAACTATTGAAGTTGAAAGTGAAGTGGGGTTAGGAACCAACTTCCATATTTATTTGCCAACCACTGAAGAAACGTCTGATTGAAAGTTTTCAATCAGGCGTTTTTTTTCATATTGAGTTCCTTAAGCCAGTAAGGCTCTATCCTTATGGCTGCTTTTCAGGTCTTATTTATAACTATCCTTATTCATAGATGACCTGAACGTTAAGTTGCTGTTTGCCCCTACAGTTAAAGTTCTAAAAAATAATTTTAAAGCTTTTCAAAGATTGGAAAATATTATATATTAGATATAAATCTAATTAGATATCAGTGAAATTAGAAGAGGTGTTTTTAGTGCAACTGGACAGAATTGTCGCTTTTCATAAAACGATGGGTGACCCTACCAGGATAAGGATTGTGGCACTGCTGGCAAAGGGCCCGCTTCATGGCCAGGCAATAGCAGGCAAACTGGGACTTACCCCTCCCACGATCACTCATCACATAAAAAAACTGCGTGATATTAACGTTATTTTTGAACGCCGGGATAAGAACACGATTTATTTTCATTTGAACGAGTCGGTTATAAAGCAACAGGCTAAGTCGCTTGGACGGTTAATCACGAAAAAGGAAGAGGAGGGGGAAGCATTGGACAGCCACAACATCGATAAACAGAAGATCATTGAGAACTTCATGACAAAAGACGGTAAGTTGAAAAACATTCCTGCCCAGCGGAAGAAGAAGCTTATGGTATTCGAATACATGGTCAGCGGCTTAAAGGCGGGGAAAAAATATCCCGAGAAGGAGCTGAACGAATATATTAAAAAGTTTCATGAGGACTATGCGACAATCAGGCGTGAATTTATCATCAATCACTATATGTATCGCGAAAATGGGATATACGAACTTAATCCGGTTGAGATGTGGGCAAAACCAGAGTGATGCTCCCAAGAACAATTCAAAAACCGCCACGAGCATTGTCTGTGGCGGTCTTTTGCTAATGGCTGTTTTCGTAAAGATTGTGGTTAAAATCCTAAAGCCGATTTTAACATGATAAAAGCCATTTTGTAGGTTGGTACTAAGTTTGCAAGCTCTTTTCTCTTAATAAGCGTTAATTTTGTAAAGAAACTGAGGTAATTCCATCCTATTTTGTAGTCAATAGCAGCAAATTTTGAGAAAAGAGCCTTGCTAATTAATATAGTTCGGGACGTCGGTCAGCAAAAATAGGAATCCTGCTTCTGGCCTCCTTAACCTGGCCGAGATCGATTTCGGCGAAAAGGATTTCCTCTCCTTCCCCGCCTTCCGCTATCACGTCACCCCAGGGACCAATGATCATAGAATGGCCGGCAAAAGTATTGTTTGGATCTGAGCCTGCCCTGTTGCATGCGATGACATAGCATTGATTTTCAATGGCACGGGCAATTAGCAATGCTCGCCAGTGTTCAAGCCTCTGGATAGGCCATTCTGCGACAATAAAGAGAGCTTCGACATCCTGCAGGACATGAGCGCGCACCCATTCAGGGAATCGTATGTCGTAGCAAATCAAGCCGGCAAATTTATGGCCCTCCAATGAAAATAAACCTTTTTCCTTCCCAGCAGAAAGGTATAAATGTTCATCCATCAGCTGGAAAAGGTGCAGCTTGCTGTATTCTCCGGCAAATTCACCGTTTTTATCATAAATAAGCATTGTATTCTCAATACCAGCCTCAGTTTTGTTGGCAACAGAACCGCCGACGAAATGGGATTTGTGCTCCACAGCTGCCTCCCGGAAAAATACTTTGGCCTCTTTGGCGCCTTCATCAGCTGTGCCATTTAAATTGGTCAAATCATATCCTGTTGTCCAGAGCTCAGGAAGTACCACGATATCTGGATTTTGCAAGCTGGCCTTTTCTA
The nucleotide sequence above comes from Mesobacillus jeotgali. Encoded proteins:
- a CDS encoding B12-binding domain-containing radical SAM protein, translated to MNIVLTTLNAKYIHTNLAIRYLKAYAQPEFDARIVEFTIKDPVINIVSDLIQKKPEIIGFSCYIWNIEETIKVIKMIKKINPEILIVVGGPEVTYDVQDWMEQVPEFDVIVIGEGEQTFKQLLAGFAAGQDYSDVPGIAYRKGGSIHVNHQRNKLDLKELPSPYRFEEDIAHLPKRVSYIETSRGCPFSCQFCLSSIEVGVRYFDREKVKEDIRYLMANGAKTIKFVDRTFNISRSYAMEMFRFLIDEHLPGTVFQFEITADIMRPEVIAFLNEEAPAGLFRFEIGVQSTNDYTNELVMRKQNFEKLQRTVTMVKEGGKIDQHLDLIAGLPEEDYHSFKKTFNDVFKMRPEELQLGFLKMLRGTGLRLRAAQHDYVYMDHSPYEILGNNVLNFNDIIKIKQVEDVLEKYWNDHRMDHTIEFLVSKVFPSPFDFFQEFGTYWETKGWSRIGHQLEDLFKRLYEFLKEKEMENLEAIESLMKYDYLASMKYKPRKPWWELKSDKQQRSELYRGILKDPAVLGRHFLELNIGEKDLYKHTLIEDITIDLKKLREDGIIESSSAHMLVYFDSKSETPQFFTFNMENMKPA
- a CDS encoding acyltransferase family protein; protein product: MKQRDYYFDNAKFILIFFVVFGHLLRSFIEDNEMIYNIYKVIYTFHMPAFILVSGFFARGFNKKGYVMKIAKKLILPYFIFQLIYSIFYYFLYNKSTFTIDPLNPHWSLWFLISLFCWNLMLIGFARLSAPTGLLIAFGLGLAVGYVDWISNYLSLSRTFVFFPLFLLGFHLTKDHIKILTRPAFKFGALAAFTVVFLGFYFNPEIDYKWLLGSKPYSMLEAASITSMFTRLGFYLLSVMMVFSFLTIVPKKQYFFTDLGKNTLYVYLLHGFFVRTFRESEVQNFFHSPERFILLACIALLLTFLLSSKYAAAFAQPLIEFKTSRINRLKIRVAAIVRFYRRKLLSE
- a CDS encoding 2-oxoacid:acceptor oxidoreductase family protein codes for the protein MSILPKKNDIGFYEIRLESIGGLGANLAGKMLAEAGVLSLGLNGSNFSSYGSEKKGSPVKSFVRFCEPETEIRVHSPIEEPHVVGVFHEALYKMVDVVSGLRPDGILLVNSTRDFDDIKNDLHLEHGTLAIVDALSIAVEEKTKVNTAMLGALYRIIDFLDPEAMKNVIRKTFEKKYPHLVEPNIRTFERGYNQVQFKTYEPEEGAQGKKYKRPTPLLGYETQEIGGVITAQANSLLKDLSGSRQGFLPQFNQQECINCAACDTACPDYCFVWEEGEDKRGRKQMFLKGIDYQYCKGCLKCVEACPTTALSELREMIGYAEENQVKHNYPYVTGGVS
- a CDS encoding thiamine pyrophosphate-dependent enzyme, whose amino-acid sequence is MSVLEENVKSMSTAEQLTTFESGNEMAAMAAAQINYHIMGYFPITPSTEVAQYLDMMKSRGEHDIKLIPADGEHGSAGICYGAAATGARVFNATSANGLMYMLEQLPVQSGTRYPMVLNLVTRSISGPLDIRGDHSDLYFALNTGWVILTARTPQAVYDMNIMALKIAEHSDVRLPVMVAYDGFFTSHQKRKVNYFKDRAVVQRFVGEAPTEYNFARDPKKPLTIGAHMNGDDLMNNHFQQSEAIYRAKDVYKEIAAEYAKLSGRNYDILDLYQMEDADVALFLLNSAAESAKDVVDRLREKGIKAGVISPNIIRPFPAHEIRNALKNVKSLLVGERADSYGGHGPNLTHEVKSALQEDKNNATIVQSRVFGLGGKDFYADDAEAFFTMAIDAMEKGVAEKPFDYYGQVAGEPEKALKQVIEPQHGDVYKSGLIQVTRDEGKNKLNVKIPPLRALTSKPKRIASGHGACPGCGIFGGLELFFKGIEGDLVILFQTGCAYVVTTAYPHTSHKQTTIHNLFQNGAATLSGTLEAFLELKRRGEIEISAEATFVMVTGDGGMDIGMGSAIGTALRGHKLIMLEYDNEGYMNTGSQLSYSTPFGHMTSTSNVGKAQKGKAFHHKDTAQIMASANIPYVFTGTEAFPQDLVKKAAKAQWYAQNVGTVYGKLLITCPLNWKSEDRFGQTIVEAAVNSNFFPLYEVEQGITNITYDPEAKNKKIPLSDWLKYMGKTKHLLKEENKDMLVEFEEEVDKRWQRLKAKHENEYL
- a CDS encoding PAS domain-containing sensor histidine kinase — encoded protein: MGSANEHDEIQALKNKIAALEQENSSLKKKIKDQQAATDCSFHTSPVDKFEIIEERLLEDEGLLNSLFHDTLDGIVFWGKCGRIISANEATCKIFGLSREELLRHNISDFIYQKDDKYSKMKKILHEKGALREEAFFLLPSGEKRLLEFTVKLNAGEGYHMTILRDVSEKFRMEQEVRKSEERFRKIFEGSIEGMILWDENCKHYEINPSGMAKLELKQEDLGEENFRKLFVNLGISERLLDEKIEELLRKGRLDGRITIPYEEGRMKHFEYTVKRHLADSLNLIIFRNITEKVEMEAQLRKSDTLNILGELAAGIAHEIRNPMTALKGFIQLLENSTGDAYSLYFQVIKSELQRIDSIINEFLILAKPQAIKYVEEDIPKIMKETVDLLTAQAVLHDVQFRTVYQNDLPQLLCEPNQLKKVFINIIKNAIEVMPKGGFVYVTVSMAPGNRIHISIKDEGEGIPPDKIKKLGEPFYTTKERGTGLGLMVSFKIVEEHGGTIEVESEVGLGTNFHIYLPTTEETSD
- a CDS encoding DUF2087 domain-containing protein, yielding MQLDRIVAFHKTMGDPTRIRIVALLAKGPLHGQAIAGKLGLTPPTITHHIKKLRDINVIFERRDKNTIYFHLNESVIKQQAKSLGRLITKKEEEGEALDSHNIDKQKIIENFMTKDGKLKNIPAQRKKKLMVFEYMVSGLKAGKKYPEKELNEYIKKFHEDYATIRREFIINHYMYRENGIYELNPVEMWAKPE
- a CDS encoding carbon-nitrogen family hydrolase, with translation MKFKIACLQMDIAFGNPQENYSTASRMIEKASLQNPDIVVLPELWTTGYDLTNLNGTADEGAKEAKVFFREAAVEHKSHFVGGSVANKTEAGIENTMLIYDKNGEFAGEYSKLHLFQLMDEHLYLSAGKEKGLFSLEGHKFAGLICYDIRFPEWVRAHVLQDVEALFIVAEWPIQRLEHWRALLIARAIENQCYVIACNRAGSDPNNTFAGHSMIIGPWGDVIAEGGEGEEILFAEIDLGQVKEARSRIPIFADRRPELY